The Halarchaeum grantii nucleotide sequence GCAGTTGAGTTCGACGACTTCGAGGTGTCGCTCGACGTCGGCGGCGGCGTCGAGGAGTTCGGTGATGAGGGCGTGGGTCGCGGCGGTCTTCCCGACGCCGGTGAGCCCGTAGAGGAAGAGGTTGTCCGGCTGGTTTCCTCGGAGGAGCGGCCGGAGCGCGCTCGCGCACGTGTCCATCTCGGCGTCGCGCTCCGCGAGGTTGTCCGGCTGCCAGTCTTCGCGGAGGACATCCTTGTTCGCGAAGACGAGGTTGTCGAGGTCGAACCGCGCCATACCGGGAGGACCACGCCCACACATATAAAACCACCCTTGCCAATATTGCCAGTATTGCCAATGGTGCCAGAACACACACCACCCGTGCCAGTAACGCGGCGCCATCCCAGCGCGGTCGGAGGCGACGATGGCCACCGAGGGATTCACGGCGGCGCGATACGGCGCTGACACGGAAAGGAGGCCCGGCGAACGCGCGGACAGCCTCTTGTCGCATCGGCGTTACTGGCATCGGTGGTGTGTGTGGGAGTGGAGCGCGCGACGTCGTGTCCGGTTCGCCGCGAGCACGACGATGGGTGGATTCCGAGGAGCAACGGTCGCGGTGGCCGGCACACGCCGCCGAGGGGCGGCCGCGAGCGGGCGCGCGATGGCGCGTCACCCGCCGAAGGACCGGGTTTAACCGTTGTCGCGGCCTAGTGGGGTCAACTATGAGCGAAGCCGCTTTCTGCCCCCGTTGCGGGGATCCCGCCCCGGAGGGGGCGACGGGTCACACCCGCCGCGAGCGGGCGCTCTGCAACGACTGCTACTTCGAGGACTTCGAGTTGGTCGACCACCCCGACCGGGTGGAGGTGACGGTCTGCGCGCACTGCGGTGCGATCCAGCGCGACGACCGCTGGGAGGACGTCGGTGCGCGCGACTACACGGACATCGCCGTCGAATCCGTCTCGGAGGCGCTCGGCGTGCACGTCGACGCCGAGGACGTCTCGTGGGGCGTCGACCCCGAGCAGGTGGACCCGACGACGATCCGGATGCACTGCCAGTTCTCCGGCGTGGTGCGGGGCGAACCGCTCGTCGAGGAGTTCACGGTGCCGGTGAAGATCGGGAAGCAGACCTGCCAGCGCTGCGGGCGCATCGCGGGCGACTACTACGCGAGCGTCGTGCAGGTGCGCGCCGTCGGCGACCGGACGCCCACGTCGGAGGAGACCGAGCGCGCCCGCGAGATCGCGGAGGTCATCACGGAGGAGATGGAGGCCACCGGGGACCGGAACGCCTTCGTGACGGACGTCTCGGAGAAGCCGGAGGGCCTCGACCTGAAGCTCTCCGACACGAAGATCGGGAAGAACGTCTCCCGGAAGCTCACGGAGGAGTTCGGCGGCGCCTACGACTCCTCGGAGACGCTCGTGACGGAGGACGAGGACGGGAACGAGGTGTATCGGGTGACGTTCGCCATCCGCCTCCCGGAGTTCGTCCCCGGCGACGTCATCGACCTCGAGGACGACGACGCGGGGCCGGTGCTCGTGCGCTCCGTGCAGGGGAACCTGAAGGGCGTGCGCGTGACGACGGGCGAGCCCTACGAGGCGGGCTACGAGGTCGGGGACGCCCCGGACGCCCGCAAGCTCGGGCGCGTCGAGGACGCGGCGGAGACGACGCTCGTCGCCGTCGAGGACGAGAACGCCGTGCAGGTGCTCGACCCCGAGACGTACGAGTCCGTGACCGTGGCGCGTCCGTCCTACCTCGACACCGGGCGCGAGACGGTGCCCGTGCTGAAGTCGCGCGCGGGCCTCCACGTCCTCCCGTCGTGAACCGCCTCGCCGTCGTCGTGCCGAAGGCGCAAGCCGAGGCGAAACTCGAGACGCTCGAAGCGGAGGGCGTCTACGACGACTCCCGACGGGTCAGGGCACACGACGACGACCGGGTCGAGCTCCCGGTGCTCGCCGAACCGCGCGCGACGACGTTCGACGCCATCCTGACCCAGGAAGACCCAGCGGTGCGGACGGCGAGCCTCGACGACTACCTCCGCGAACGCGGATGGGGCGCCGAGGAGATCGAGCGCGCGCCCGCCTCGTGGGCGGTCGTCGGCGACGTGATTCTGGTGTCGTTCCCCCCGGAGTGCCCGGACCGGGCGGCCGTCGGCGACGCCCTCCTCGAGTTGCACGGGGAGGCCGACACGGTGCTCGCGCGCGGCGGCGTCGCGGGCGAGACGCGCGAACCCGCCGTCGAGGTCGTCGCGGGGAGCGGCGACACGGAGACGGTCCACACCGAGCACGGCACGCGGTACGCCCTCGACCTCGCGGAGGTGATGTTCGCGCCGGGGAATCAGGCCGAGCGCGTCCGGATGGGCGAGGTGGTGAGCGAGGGCGAGCGCGTCCTCGACATGTTCGCCGGTATCGGCTACTTCGCGCTCCCGATGGCGCGCGCGGGCGCCGACGTCGTCGCCGTCGAGAAGAACCCGGCGGCGTTCCGCTACCTCGCGGAGAACGCCCAGTTGAACGGCGTCGCCGCGAACGTGGAGTGCGTGCTCGGGGACTGCCGCGAGTACGACGCCACCGAGCCCTTCGAGCGCGTCGTGATGGGCTACTACGACAGCCTCGGGGGGCACGTCGCGGGCGGGAGCGAGGCGACCGACCGCGGAACGGTGAGCGGTGAAACCGCGAACGGCGCGACGACCGAACGACGCGAGGGAGTCGCGGAACGGGCGAGCGGGAGCGACGACGACACCGACCTCGACCCCTCCTACCTCGCGGCGGCGTTCGACGCGCTCGACGGTGCGGGGACCGTCCACGTCCACACGACCTGTCACGAACCGGCGTTCCCGGAGCGCGCGGTCGGGCGCGTGGAGGCGGTCGCCGAGGAGTGCGGCGTCGCGGTCGAGATCGCGGCGTCGCGCGCTGTGAAGTCCCACAGCGAGGGCGTCGTCCACGGCGTCCTCGACGTCGAGGTGGGGTGATGGGCGAAGGCGAGCGCCACGTCCGGCTCGCGATCCTGCTCGCGCTGCTCGTGATCGGTGCGAGCGTCGCGTGGGCCGTGCTGTAGCGGGCGGACGTAGTGCGCTGAAGGCGAGCGTTTAGGGTCGTCGGGGACGTGGGAGACGTATGGATCGCCAAAGCGTCATCGCGCTCTTCTTGGCCGTGCTGATGCTCACCTCGAGCGTCGCGTACGTCGTCTCGATGGTTTAGTCGACGTCCCAGACGTCCGCCATCGGGCTCCGACGCTCCTCGCGTGACTCCGTCCGCTCGGCGTCGCGGCTATCGGGAGCGTGACGCTCGGCCTCGCGCGCCCCCTCGGAGCCGCTGGAGCGCGTCGGCGTCGTCGGCACGCCCGCCGAGACGTTCGCGGTGGCGGCGTCGGCGTCGAGCTCGGGGAGGTCGGGGACGCTCATTCTGTCGACCTGTTCGCGGAACCACGGCGGCATGTCGTGGCGTGCGCGCTCGAAGACGTCGAGGACGGAGTCGTCGGCGATGTAGGTCGCGCCGTGGTCGTCGGGCGAGCGCACGACGCGGCCCGCCGCCTGAATGACGGTGCGGAGCGCGCTCCGGTAGTACCACGCCCACTGGTCGTCGGCGAGGCGCCGTGCGACCCGCGAGTCCCCGGTGTTGAGGAACGGAGCCTTGCAGACGACCTGCCAGCGCGCGAGGTCGCCCTTCAGGTCGAGGGCCTCCTCCATCTTCACGGAGAGGAAGGCCTCGGGTTCCGCGGACGCCTTCCACGCGTCGAGGTCGGCGTCGCGGGTGTCGCTCCCGTGCGCGCGAACGCGGTCGGCGACGCCGAGCGCGGCGAGTTCCTCCTGCAAGCGCTCCTGAATGCCGTAGGAGTGGCAGTGGACGATGCCCTTCTCCTCGGGGTGGGCGGCCATGACGCGCGCGACGGCGCGCGCGACCTTCGGGAGCGTGGTGTCGCGCTCCTCGTAGGTCATCTTCCCGCACGTCACGTCGTAGAGCGGGCGGTTCTCCACGGGAAAGGTGTGTTCGACGTCGACGAGCGCGACGTTCGCGGGGTCCAAGCCGACGGAGCGGCAGAACGCCTCCTTGTCGAGGATGGTGGCGGAGAGGAGCGCGAACCTGTTCGCGCGGTCCCAGACGGTGTGGCGGAGATACCGCTCGGGGTTCATCGGCTTCGCGGTGATGCGCTTCTCCTCGTCCTGGTCGACCACCCACGTCGTCGCCGAGTCGGGGTCGCGGTAGTCCTCGACGAACCACGACACCTCGCTGATGAGTTCTTGCAGGCTGTCGCGCTCGGCGGCTTCCTCGGCGTCGAGTTCGTCCGCTTCGAGGAGTTCGTCCTTGCGGTCCTCGCAGCGGGTGACGAGCGTGTCCGCGAACTGCGCGGCGCGCTCGGCGGGGTCGTCCGCGCCGCGGCCCTCGTCGATGGCCGGCACCCGGAGGTCGTCCCAGATCGGCACCGTTCGCGGGCCGAGTTCGACCGTCGCGTACATCTCCGCCCACTCCGCGAGGCCGTGGGCCTCGTCGATGACGCAGACGTCGCGCGTGCGGAACACCTCGGAGCCGGCGGTGCGCATGAAGTACGCGAGCGTCATCGCGGCGTGCGAGCGCGCGGACGCGACGGCGCGCGCCGAGAAGTACGGACAGCGGTGTTTGACCGCGCAGTCGTAGCCGCGTTCGCGCGCGCAGGGCGCGCGGTCCACCGGTGTCCGCTCCTCGTCCGGGAGGATGCAGGTGTAGTTGTTCTTCCCGCGAATCACCTTCAGGTCGTCGAGCAGGTCGTCGGCGGCGACGTCGTCGAGTTGGGAGACCTGCGGCGTCGTGTAGTAGGCGCCCGTGGCCTCCGTGGGGTCGGCGTCGCCCATCTCGCGCGCACACCCCATGATGGCGCGCGCGATAAGCGACTTCCCGGAGCCCGTCGGCGCGCGCACGAGGACGACGTCGTTCCCGGATTCGAACGCCGCGCGGACGTCCGAGAGCGCCTGCTCCTGGGCGCCGCGATAGGTCGGCGCCGGGAACTCGTCGTGGATGCGCGCCGGGTTCACTGCCTATGGGTGAGGCCCGCGCGCTCCTTAACCACCACGCTCTCCCCGATTCACTCGTCCGAGATTGCCGCGACGTCCGCGGGCGACGGGTTCTCGGGGAGGCGCTCGATGCAGTCGAAGCAGAGGAAGAACTCGCTGCCGTCCTCGAGTTCGAGCGTCAACCCGCCGGGGCCCGCCTTCTCGAGGTCACCGAAGTCCCAGAAGTCCCCGACGCCGCCCGGCACCTCGACGCGCGCCCCGCAGGCGTCACAGCGTCGTGTACTCATGCGTCCCCTCGGGCGGCGAGCGCCTTCGGTGTGTCGGGCCCCTCCCGCATCCTTTTTCGTATCGTGCGACGAACTAGCACGTCATGGAGGTGAACTGCGAGGGGTGTGCGGGCTGCTGTCTCGACTGGCGCCCGCTGAGCGAGTCGCCGGACGACCACGAGCGTCGCGGGCCGCGCCCGCCGCTCGACGACACGTACAACCTCGTGCCGCTCACCCGGGAGGACGTCCGCGCGTTCGTCGACGCCGGCCTCGCGGACGCGCTGACGCCGCGCCTCTGGACGGCGGCCGAGGGCGACGACTCGGTCGAAATCGACGGCCACGAGCTCGCGGCGATACGCGGGAACCCCGTCTTCTTCGTCGGCATCCGCAAGCCCCCGAAGCCCGTCGCGCCGTTCGGGACGGAGCCGACGTGGCTGCGCTCCTGTGCGTTCCTCGACCCCGAGACGCTCCAGTGTCGCATCCACGACGCCGAGCACTACCCCGCGGAGTGCGGGGACTACCCCGGGCACAACCTCGCGCTGGATGCGGAGACGGAGTGCGAGCGCGTCGAGGCGGCGTTCGGCGGCGCGGGCGAGCGCCTCGTCGACGACGCCGTGCCCGACGAGGCGGGCGTCCTCCTCGGCCCGCAGGCGCTCGGCGAGAAGGTCTTCTGCTACCCGGACCCCGACGAGCTCTCGGGCGTCGTCGCGCGCGTCGTCGACGGGACGCTGACGCAGGCCGACAGGGCGCGGTTCGTCGGCGCCGCCGCCGCGAGCGCGCCCGGCACGACGCAGGTCGCCCCGGAGCGCCGGGAGACGGACACGGTGCGCGCCCGTGAGGCGGCGTCGTGGGTCGGCGACGCCATCGAGGAGTGGGTCGAGCGGGCGGGCACGCTCGGCGACGGGACGGACGCCGACCCCGGCCTCGGTGCGTCCGTCGAGGAGGCCCGCGGCGCGCCGTCGACGCCCGGGTGGGACGCTTAAGGGACCGAGAGCCGAGAGGTGCGATATGCGCGTTCTCGTCACCGGTGCGTCGGGCTTCATCGGTCACCACCTCGTCCCCGCGCTCGTGGCCGCCGGCCACGACGTCCGCGCGCTCGTCCGCGAGTCGAGTCGCTACGACCCACCGGCGGGCGTGGAGGTCGTCGAAGGCGACCTCCTCGAACCCGCGAGCCTCGCCGGCGTCTTCGCTGACGTCGATGCCGCCTACTACCTCGTGCACTCGATGCAGGCGGGCGAGGCGTTCGCGGAGCGCGACAGGATGGCCGCACACCACTTCGCGGACGCGGCGGCGGGCGCGGGCGTCTCGCGCGTGATCTACCTCAGCGGGCTCGGCGGCGAGGACGACGAGTTGAGCGAGCACCTGCGCTCGCGGCGGGAGGTCGAGTCGGTGCTGCGCGACGGCGGCTACGAGCTCACGGTCCTCCGGGCCGCGATCGTCGTCGGCGCGGGCTCAACCGGCTTCGAGGTCGTCCGACAGCTCGCCGCGCGCCTCCCCGTGATGGTGACGCCGAAGTGGGTGCGGACGCCCTGTCAGCCGATCGCGGTCGCGGACGTCGTTACCTACCTCGCGGGCGTGCTCGACGCGCCCGAGACCGCCGGGGAGGTCTACGAGATCGGCGGCCCCGAGGTGCTCACCTATCAGGAGATGATGGAGCGCACCGCCGCGCTGATGGGGCGGCGCCTCCACGTGGTTCCGGTGCCGGTGTTGTCGCCGACGCTCTCGACGTACTGGATCGACCTCGTGACGGACGCCCCGCGCTCGGTCGTCCACCCGCTCGTCCACGGCCTGAAGAACCCGGTCGTGGCGGACGACGACGCGATCCGCGAGCACGTCACGGTCGAGTTGACGCCGTTCGACGACGCGGTTCGAGCGGCACTCGCCGCCGAGGACGATGCCTGAGGGCGCTCGCGGGCGCTCGCGCGACGGGGGGGACGAGCGCGACGACGAGCAGCGCGTCGAGTACGGCCGGGCGTGGACGTACGAGAGCATCGTCGGCGCGATTCCCGGTCTCGACGTCCCGGACAGCGTCGCGCTCGTCGTCCAGTTCGCCCTCTTCGAGGGACTGGTGCTCGCGCTCGCGGCCATCTACGGGCTCTGGGGGGCGGTACCGGCGGCGACGGCGGCGGTGGTGGTCGCGACGGCCGGGAGCGCACTCATGCTCGACCTCGGGCGGCGCCTCCGGCGCGCCTCACTGCCGGAGACGTACACGCACGTCGTCTTCGGGTCGAGCGTGGAGACGGTGCTGGGCGTGGTCGCGTACGTCACGCTCTGCACGTACCTGCTCGCGGGCGACCCCCGGGCGACGCCGACGCTTCTCGGCGAACTCCTCGGGACGCCGCTCCCGGCGCCGGCGGTGTTCCTCGCGCTCCTCGTCTGCTGGGACGTCTGCTACCGCATCGGCGTCGGCTGGTGGGCGGCGGTGACGGCGTTCTGGCGCTCGCTCGCGTTCGAGTTGGACGAGGAGACGCGCGGCGTCGTGCGCGCGGCGGACTACCGGGTCGCGGCGTTCGGCACGCTCCAACTCGTCCTCGTGCCGTTCCTCGACGCGACGCCGTTGCTGACGTTCGCGGTAGTCGGGCACGTCGTCGCGGTACTCGTCGTCGTCGGGGCGGCGAGAATGAGGAGCTAATCGCGGTTCATCTTCTTGAACTGGTCGAGCAGGGCCTCGGCGGAGTCGCCCGAGTCGTACGTGACGGTCCCGTGGTAGTGGGTCCGGTCGTCGTCGTCGCTCAGGTCGACGTCGGCGTTCTTCCGCTCGCGGCGTTCGTGCTCGTCCTCGTCGTA carries:
- a CDS encoding 60S ribosomal export protein NMD3: MSEAAFCPRCGDPAPEGATGHTRRERALCNDCYFEDFELVDHPDRVEVTVCAHCGAIQRDDRWEDVGARDYTDIAVESVSEALGVHVDAEDVSWGVDPEQVDPTTIRMHCQFSGVVRGEPLVEEFTVPVKIGKQTCQRCGRIAGDYYASVVQVRAVGDRTPTSEETERAREIAEVITEEMEATGDRNAFVTDVSEKPEGLDLKLSDTKIGKNVSRKLTEEFGGAYDSSETLVTEDEDGNEVYRVTFAIRLPEFVPGDVIDLEDDDAGPVLVRSVQGNLKGVRVTTGEPYEAGYEVGDAPDARKLGRVEDAAETTLVAVEDENAVQVLDPETYESVTVARPSYLDTGRETVPVLKSRAGLHVLPS
- a CDS encoding class I SAM-dependent methyltransferase encodes the protein MNRLAVVVPKAQAEAKLETLEAEGVYDDSRRVRAHDDDRVELPVLAEPRATTFDAILTQEDPAVRTASLDDYLRERGWGAEEIERAPASWAVVGDVILVSFPPECPDRAAVGDALLELHGEADTVLARGGVAGETREPAVEVVAGSGDTETVHTEHGTRYALDLAEVMFAPGNQAERVRMGEVVSEGERVLDMFAGIGYFALPMARAGADVVAVEKNPAAFRYLAENAQLNGVAANVECVLGDCREYDATEPFERVVMGYYDSLGGHVAGGSEATDRGTVSGETANGATTERREGVAERASGSDDDTDLDPSYLAAAFDALDGAGTVHVHTTCHEPAFPERAVGRVEAVAEECGVAVEIAASRAVKSHSEGVVHGVLDVEVG
- a CDS encoding ATP-dependent DNA helicase encodes the protein MNPARIHDEFPAPTYRGAQEQALSDVRAAFESGNDVVLVRAPTGSGKSLIARAIMGCAREMGDADPTEATGAYYTTPQVSQLDDVAADDLLDDLKVIRGKNNYTCILPDEERTPVDRAPCARERGYDCAVKHRCPYFSARAVASARSHAAMTLAYFMRTAGSEVFRTRDVCVIDEAHGLAEWAEMYATVELGPRTVPIWDDLRVPAIDEGRGADDPAERAAQFADTLVTRCEDRKDELLEADELDAEEAAERDSLQELISEVSWFVEDYRDPDSATTWVVDQDEEKRITAKPMNPERYLRHTVWDRANRFALLSATILDKEAFCRSVGLDPANVALVDVEHTFPVENRPLYDVTCGKMTYEERDTTLPKVARAVARVMAAHPEEKGIVHCHSYGIQERLQEELAALGVADRVRAHGSDTRDADLDAWKASAEPEAFLSVKMEEALDLKGDLARWQVVCKAPFLNTGDSRVARRLADDQWAWYYRSALRTVIQAAGRVVRSPDDHGATYIADDSVLDVFERARHDMPPWFREQVDRMSVPDLPELDADAATANVSAGVPTTPTRSSGSEGAREAERHAPDSRDAERTESREERRSPMADVWDVD
- a CDS encoding DUF7561 family protein encodes the protein MSTRRCDACGARVEVPGGVGDFWDFGDLEKAGPGGLTLELEDGSEFFLCFDCIERLPENPSPADVAAISDE
- a CDS encoding YkgJ family cysteine cluster protein, whose amino-acid sequence is MEVNCEGCAGCCLDWRPLSESPDDHERRGPRPPLDDTYNLVPLTREDVRAFVDAGLADALTPRLWTAAEGDDSVEIDGHELAAIRGNPVFFVGIRKPPKPVAPFGTEPTWLRSCAFLDPETLQCRIHDAEHYPAECGDYPGHNLALDAETECERVEAAFGGAGERLVDDAVPDEAGVLLGPQALGEKVFCYPDPDELSGVVARVVDGTLTQADRARFVGAAAASAPGTTQVAPERRETDTVRAREAASWVGDAIEEWVERAGTLGDGTDADPGLGASVEEARGAPSTPGWDA
- a CDS encoding NAD(P)H-binding protein, with the translated sequence MRVLVTGASGFIGHHLVPALVAAGHDVRALVRESSRYDPPAGVEVVEGDLLEPASLAGVFADVDAAYYLVHSMQAGEAFAERDRMAAHHFADAAAGAGVSRVIYLSGLGGEDDELSEHLRSRREVESVLRDGGYELTVLRAAIVVGAGSTGFEVVRQLAARLPVMVTPKWVRTPCQPIAVADVVTYLAGVLDAPETAGEVYEIGGPEVLTYQEMMERTAALMGRRLHVVPVPVLSPTLSTYWIDLVTDAPRSVVHPLVHGLKNPVVADDDAIREHVTVELTPFDDAVRAALAAEDDA
- a CDS encoding DUF7530 family protein, with amino-acid sequence MPEGARGRSRDGGDERDDEQRVEYGRAWTYESIVGAIPGLDVPDSVALVVQFALFEGLVLALAAIYGLWGAVPAATAAVVVATAGSALMLDLGRRLRRASLPETYTHVVFGSSVETVLGVVAYVTLCTYLLAGDPRATPTLLGELLGTPLPAPAVFLALLVCWDVCYRIGVGWWAAVTAFWRSLAFELDEETRGVVRAADYRVAAFGTLQLVLVPFLDATPLLTFAVVGHVVAVLVVVGAARMRS
- a CDS encoding DUF5786 family protein, yielding MSIGSYDEDEHERRERKNADVDLSDDDDRTHYHGTVTYDSGDSAEALLDQFKKMNRD